Proteins encoded by one window of Xenopus tropicalis strain Nigerian chromosome 6, UCB_Xtro_10.0, whole genome shotgun sequence:
- the LOC100496968 gene encoding oocyte zinc finger protein XlCOF6, translated as MDPVPGAGSPEPQPEILQVKIKEEEPDPEDHQTPMNSAVPLTDGGSPEPQPEILQIKIKEEEPDYGYRLPTIKREMDFVSGADCSMNYTVKLENSKSPERTESSCSLDPVKMEREDNGVFKGPVQYKAEADWESETGTRYEGGSARSDAPGITCCKCGSRFPLEKDLLTHVCGDATKNVNSESNNRDTESFSSTETERVKPSLDLQAHTRKKTIMCPVCGIFFHRKSQLDYHQNIHTGEKPFQCTECGRSFALKGQLRKHKGVHAKDRRFSCTECGKCFSHKSNLRNHHKIHTGERPFACTECGKSFSQKSHLQSHQRSHTGEKPHVCTECGRCFSLKSNLVAHEKKHKHMKTFACSECKRTFSDMDELRVHQAVHTGEKAFKCKVCGKSFSHKGNLQNHEIIHTGEKPFTCTECGKIFSNMGRLCVHQAGATEEKAFRCKVCGKCFSRKHCLKHHKRIHRGEKPFSCTECGKSFSDMGKLCIHQRIHTRKKAFICKVCGKRFTCMDYLTNHEITHTAEKPFTCTDCGKSFSHKGKLCVHQVVHASEKAFKCEICGKSFSRKDYLKNHERIHTGEKPFTCTECGKSFCDKTNLYSHQKVHTGEKSFRCTECGRSFLRKDTLINHQKVHTGEKPYTCTECGKSLSSQSSLIRHQRIHTGSKPYHCAECGRDFAGQGELRRHQKLHIREKSLQEQSLGKEFVSNTVMTVVTGFYIEEQPFACAEG; from the exons gttccccagagccacagccagaaatattacagataaagatAAAGGAGGAAGAACCGGACTATGGATATCGCTtgcccacaataaagagggaaatggattTTGTTTCTGGAGCCG ATTGTTCCATGAACTACACAGTGAAATTAGAAAATTCCAAATCTCCAGAAAGGACTGAGTCCTCCTGCTCTCTGGATCCTGTCAAAATGGAGAGAGAAGACAATGGAgtatttaaagggccagtacagTACAAAGCTGAGGCTGATTGGGAGAGTGAGACTGGTACAAGGTATGAGGGCGGCTCGGCAAGGTCGGACGCACCAGGGATTACCTGCTGTAAATGTGGAAGCCGCTTCCCTTTGGAAAAGGACCTTCTTACACACGTCTGTGGTGACGCCACAAAGAACGTAAACAGTGAATCTAATAACAGAGATACAGAGTCTTTTAGTTCTACAGAGACGGAGAGGGTTAAACCCAGCCTAGATCTGCAGGCTCACACTCGGAAGAAAACAATCATGTGTCCGGTATGTGGGATATTTTTCCATCGGAAAAGCCAACTTGACTATCACCAGAACATTCACACGGGGGAAAAGCCCTTCCAATGCACAGAGTGTGGGAGGAGCTTTGCGCTGAAGGGCCAGCTTCGTAAACATAAGGGGGTCCACGCCAAGGACAGGCGTTTCTCATGTACAGAATGCGGGAAATGCTTCTCTCACAAAAGCAACCTTCGGAACCACCACAAAATTCACACGGGGGAGAGACCCTTTGCCtgtacggaatgtgggaaaagcttctcccaGAAGAGCCACCTTCAAAGTCACCAGAGaagtcacacaggggagaaaccccacgtatgcacagaatgtgggagaTGCTTTTCTCTAAAGAGCAACCTTGTGGCGCACGAGAAGAAACACAAACACATGAAGACCTTTGCCTGTAGCGAGTGTAAGAGAACCTTCTCCGACATGGATGAACTTCGCGTCCACCAGGCAGTCCATACGGGGGAGAAAGCTTTCAAATGCAAAGTATGTGGGAAAAGCTTTTCTCACAAGGGCAATCTTCAAAACCATGAAATaatccacacgggggagaaaccattcacctgtacagagtGTGGCAAAATCTTTTCTAACATGGGTAGGCTTTGCGTCCATCAGGCAGGCGCGACAGAGGAGAAAGCGTTCAGATGTAAAGTATGTGGGAAATGCTTTTCTCGCAAGCACTGCCTTAAGCACCATAAAAGAATTCACagaggggagaaaccattcagctgcacagaatgtgggaagaGCTTCTCTGACATGGGGAAGCTCTGCATCCACCAGAGAATTCATACAAGGAAGAAGGCTTTTATATGCAAGGTATGTGGGAAAAGATTTACATGCATGGATTATCTGACCAACCATGAAATAACCCACACGGCGGAGAAACCCTTCACCTGCACAGACTGCGGGAAAAGCTTCTCTCACAAGGGTAAGCTTTGCGTCCACCAGGTAGTTCACGCCAGCGAAAAAGCTTTCAAATGTGAAATATGTGGAAAAAGTTTTTCTCGCAAGGACTATCTAAAAAACCACgaaagaattcacacaggggagaaaccgttcACTTGCACCGAATGTGGGAAGAGCTTCTGCGACAAGACCAACCTTTACAGCCACCAGAAAGTGCACACAGGAGAGAAAAGTTTCAGgtgtacagaatgtgggagaAGCTTCCTACGTAAGGACACCCTTATCAATCACCAGaaggttcacacaggggagaaaccctatacCTGCACGGAGTGTGGGAAAAGCCTAAGCAGCCAGTCCAGCCTTATCCGGCACCAGAGAATCCACACCGGCAGTAAACCGTACCATTGTGCAGAATGTGGGCGGGACTTTGCTGGGCAAGGGGAACTTCGTAGGCACCAGAAACTTCATATTCGGGAAAAGTCTCTTCAGGAACAAAGTTTGGGCAAAGAGTTTGTCAGTAATACTGTCATGACAGTCGTTACGGGGTTCTACATAGAAGAGCAGCCCTTTGCCTGCGCAGAGGGATGA